From Chryseobacterium sp. IHB B 17019, one genomic window encodes:
- a CDS encoding CsgG/HfaB family protein encodes MRTYTYTRIFFCTILLCVLQACSSLLGLPSSPEKSTLGENTVYTTELKNLPLPHEKIVIGVYKFRDQTGQYKPSENGNNWSTAVPQGTTTILIKALEDSKWFIPIERENIANLLNERQIIRSTRQEYLKDADKNSQSLPPLLYAGILLEGGVISYDSNIMTGGLGARYFGIGASTQYRQDRITIYLRAVSTLNGEILKTVYTSKTILSTSINGSFFRYIDTERLLETEVGLTQNEPVQLAVTEAIEKAVKSLIVEGIRDKIWGKSVENPANYQAVIDEYDREQKENIGRVIGNKFPGDYRQKFAVFANVEAQKVKDDYVNPKMNIGGKLGFKYFLNPNFNLEFNSNFFTLENENIIKRNFFVPEINIEYLLFPKYKFSPYLYGGAGALYSGIKPRYKGQFGGGFEYMLAKDIGLRASSQYDVGFKDDWEGLVNGKRKDQALRFALGLNFYIGNK; translated from the coding sequence ATGAGAACTTATACCTACACCAGAATTTTTTTCTGTACCATACTGCTATGTGTTTTGCAGGCCTGCAGTTCTTTGCTGGGATTGCCCTCCAGTCCCGAAAAATCTACGCTCGGTGAAAACACAGTATATACTACAGAATTAAAAAATTTGCCTTTACCCCACGAAAAAATCGTTATTGGGGTCTACAAATTCAGGGACCAGACCGGCCAATACAAACCTTCTGAAAACGGAAACAACTGGAGTACAGCTGTTCCGCAGGGTACTACAACCATTTTGATCAAAGCTTTGGAAGACAGTAAATGGTTCATCCCCATCGAAAGAGAAAATATCGCCAACCTTTTAAATGAAAGACAGATCATCCGCTCCACGAGGCAGGAATATCTGAAAGATGCAGACAAAAACAGCCAGTCTTTACCTCCGCTTTTATATGCGGGAATTTTGCTTGAAGGAGGTGTCATTTCGTATGACAGCAATATTATGACAGGTGGTTTGGGAGCAAGATATTTTGGGATCGGAGCTTCTACCCAGTACAGACAGGACAGGATTACGATCTACCTTCGGGCTGTTTCTACTTTAAATGGTGAAATTTTAAAAACCGTCTATACCTCCAAAACTATCCTTTCTACCAGTATCAACGGAAGTTTTTTCAGGTATATTGATACGGAAAGATTATTGGAAACCGAGGTGGGTTTAACACAAAATGAACCTGTACAGCTTGCTGTAACGGAAGCCATCGAAAAAGCCGTGAAATCTTTGATTGTAGAAGGTATTCGAGATAAAATTTGGGGGAAATCTGTAGAAAATCCGGCCAATTACCAAGCTGTAATTGATGAATATGACAGAGAGCAGAAGGAAAATATCGGGCGGGTGATAGGAAACAAATTTCCTGGCGATTACAGACAGAAATTTGCTGTTTTCGCTAATGTGGAAGCCCAAAAAGTAAAAGACGATTATGTAAATCCTAAGATGAATATCGGTGGAAAACTAGGTTTTAAATATTTTTTAAATCCGAATTTTAATCTTGAATTCAATTCAAATTTTTTCACACTTGAAAATGAGAATATCATCAAACGGAATTTCTTCGTACCGGAGATCAATATTGAATATCTTCTTTTTCCCAAATATAAATTCAGTCCATACCTCTACGGCGGTGCAGGAGCGCTTTATTCAGGAATTAAACCAAGATATAAAGGGCAGTTCGGCGGCGGTTTTGAGTATATGCTTGCAAAAGATATCGGCTTGAGGGCTTCTTCTCAATATGATGTAGGTTTTAAAGACGATTGGGAAGGCCTTGTCAACGGAAAACGAAAAGATCAGGCATTGCGGTTTGCACTGGGACTTAATTTTTACATTGGTAACAAATAA
- a CDS encoding NUMOD4 domain-containing protein, protein MKLHAELEDQYAKEVLNNTCLEDLPGEEWKVIQGIENYAISNLGRVKSLERWTPMANGGKRKEEERIMKLSFVKYSNNYLQRTFYNVFCGLSLNSRKFRRSVARLVYYHFVEKFNMDDHSIVISYKDNNSLHLNYKNLELLSSSELNLKKFREDRASHPKQAVNQYTVDGKQIAYFESLSAAAKISGASAGGILSVLQKISFTAGGFRWFSEDYTPTKKDFLATPKKAPNCKGILNISLWEKLGKPAIDINNPPACMNLSLSDLPEEQWKEIPDFGGQYTISNKGRVKRKSGWAFGRRSKTFVKEQIMSVKIRNPKDKNIHLSVNLRKHGREISMTVPRLLYCCFVQEFDLNDRSLVINNLNEPKWDMDISKLSLHPIYSLTHSNKKRLREDI, encoded by the coding sequence ATGAAACTACATGCTGAATTAGAAGACCAATATGCAAAAGAAGTTCTAAACAATACTTGCCTGGAAGATCTTCCGGGGGAAGAATGGAAAGTAATTCAAGGTATTGAAAATTATGCAATCTCTAACCTTGGTCGGGTGAAAAGCCTTGAGCGTTGGACCCCAATGGCAAACGGAGGAAAACGTAAAGAAGAAGAAAGAATCATGAAATTAAGCTTTGTAAAATATTCCAATAATTACCTTCAGCGCACCTTCTATAATGTATTTTGTGGACTTTCTTTGAACAGCAGAAAGTTCCGTCGATCTGTTGCCCGCTTAGTATATTACCATTTTGTTGAAAAGTTTAATATGGACGATCATTCCATAGTCATTTCATATAAAGACAATAATTCTCTTCATCTGAATTATAAAAATTTAGAATTACTTTCCAGCAGCGAATTAAACCTTAAAAAGTTTCGTGAAGACAGGGCCAGCCATCCTAAGCAAGCAGTTAACCAATATACTGTAGATGGTAAGCAAATTGCTTATTTTGAAAGTCTTAGTGCTGCAGCCAAAATTTCGGGAGCCAGTGCAGGCGGTATTTTGTCAGTATTGCAAAAGATAAGCTTTACAGCAGGAGGATTCCGATGGTTTTCAGAGGATTATACGCCCACAAAAAAAGATTTCTTGGCAACACCAAAGAAGGCTCCCAATTGTAAAGGAATCCTTAATATTTCTTTATGGGAGAAACTGGGAAAACCTGCTATTGACATTAACAACCCGCCAGCGTGTATGAACCTTTCACTCTCAGACCTTCCCGAGGAACAATGGAAAGAGATACCGGATTTTGGCGGACAATATACAATCTCTAATAAAGGAAGGGTAAAACGAAAAAGTGGCTGGGCTTTTGGGAGAAGAAGCAAAACTTTTGTTAAAGAACAGATTATGTCTGTAAAGATTAGAAATCCTAAAGATAAAAACATTCATCTTAGTGTAAATTTAAGAAAACACGGGCGAGAGATTAGTATGACAGTTCCCCGTTTGCTTTATTGTTGCTTCGTACAGGAATTTGATCTCAATGACAGAAGCCTTGTCATCAATAATCTAAATGAACCAAAATGGGACATGGACATTTCAAAGCTCTCACTTCATCCTATTTATTCCCTGACCCACTCAAACAAAAAACGATTACGGGAAGATATATAA
- a CDS encoding site-specific integrase, giving the protein MATIKFIIQSKKQNSTIYARFSIGANQVYKRKTRERVNPENWNFKKGSVIQRTALSKESHQKQNELVSTLNKLETFILDQYGKRTETEIINSEWLDEIIEAFYSGGRKADQLSFIDNYLEHYKLNILPFRKYRGKAITEGTRENHLTIIGKFYDFLKTEKKRLKVSDYNIAVGNRFVTFLRGQHLNDNTVGKYLKYTKTIFKDAKIDNIEISEQLSEIKGFSTETPTPYLKVEELERIQELLIVNERLEQTRDWLIIGCYTGQRASDLFRMTPEKIININGREFINLSQRKTKTPVLVPIHVEVKKILDKRNGNFPPQYSDNIESAKTIFNDNLKKICKLAEIDRQEYGRVYDEVKKHYVYGNYPMYDLASSHLCRRTFATMYYSKIPTAIIMSVTGHKTETEFLGYIGIDNSTLSEQMYTYWEQLDSKESKIDSQIKNAN; this is encoded by the coding sequence ATGGCTACCATAAAATTTATTATTCAGTCAAAGAAACAAAATTCTACAATATATGCCCGCTTTTCCATTGGAGCAAATCAGGTATATAAGCGAAAAACCAGAGAAAGGGTAAATCCTGAGAATTGGAATTTCAAAAAAGGTTCAGTAATCCAAAGAACTGCATTAAGCAAAGAATCACACCAAAAGCAAAATGAACTCGTAAGTACTTTAAATAAACTTGAAACATTTATTTTAGACCAGTACGGCAAAAGAACCGAAACGGAGATAATTAACAGTGAATGGCTGGATGAAATTATTGAGGCGTTTTATTCCGGCGGAAGAAAAGCCGACCAGTTGAGTTTTATAGATAATTATCTGGAACATTACAAGCTTAACATCCTTCCCTTTAGAAAGTACAGAGGAAAAGCCATTACTGAAGGAACCAGGGAAAATCATTTGACCATTATAGGTAAGTTTTATGATTTCCTGAAAACTGAAAAAAAGAGATTAAAAGTCTCGGATTATAATATTGCTGTTGGGAACAGGTTTGTGACTTTTTTAAGGGGACAACATTTAAATGACAATACGGTCGGAAAATATTTAAAATATACCAAAACCATTTTTAAGGATGCTAAAATAGACAATATAGAAATCAGTGAACAGTTAAGCGAGATAAAAGGATTTTCAACAGAAACACCTACTCCTTATTTGAAAGTAGAGGAACTGGAAAGAATACAAGAATTACTGATTGTAAATGAAAGGCTGGAACAAACACGGGACTGGCTGATTATCGGTTGTTATACCGGACAGAGAGCCTCAGATTTATTTAGGATGACACCGGAAAAAATAATCAATATCAACGGAAGGGAGTTTATTAATCTAAGCCAAAGGAAAACAAAAACTCCGGTTCTGGTTCCTATTCATGTAGAAGTAAAAAAGATTTTGGATAAAAGGAATGGTAATTTCCCTCCGCAGTATTCTGATAATATTGAAAGTGCCAAAACTATTTTTAATGATAATTTAAAGAAAATATGCAAACTGGCAGAGATAGACCGTCAGGAATACGGAAGGGTTTACGATGAGGTTAAAAAGCATTATGTTTACGGAAATTACCCAATGTATGATCTTGCCTCTTCTCATTTATGCAGGAGAACCTTTGCCACGATGTATTATTCTAAAATTCCTACCGCTATTATTATGAGTGTGACAGGACATAAAACAGAAACTGAATTTTTAGGATATATCGGGATTGACAACAGTACCCTTTCTGAACAGATGTATACTTACTGGGAACAGTTAGATAGTAAGGAAAGCAAAATCGATTCACAGATTAAAAATGCCAATTAA
- a CDS encoding DUF6443 domain-containing protein — MKKIIIPVSALFLTGFSFAQTTPSNSENYIYTKTYLSDPSLSNPKTSETVQYFDGLGRPEQVINVKASPTGKDIVQHFEYDGFGRQVKDYLPIPQSGTQNGAIYTDPKSGAPAIYGTEKIFSESILENSPLDKILQQVQAGTDWATKPVKFNYEANSVEDQVRIYQTSTIWDAANKMFVTSLQTSQFYPAVQLYKNTVIDEDGNKTIEFKNGEGQTILIRKVVSASENADTYFVYNEYDQLVYKIPPIASKSGLADQTTLDNLCYQYRHDGKYKLVEKKLPGKGWEYMVYDRADRLVMIQDANLKVQGKWMFTKYDQFGRVVYTGITNNIATRQVLQNNVTAATYSNEIRSANTFTINGMPIYYTNRSLPGSIAQVLSINYYDTYAVYSFNPSFPSTILGKTTLTDNPVSSGKSTNSLPVMSFVKNIEDDNWTKNYSYYDTKGRAIGSYSINHLGGYTKTESDLDFVGLPKQTKTYHKRVNTDTERIITETFEYDNQNRVKKHYHQIDSQPQELLAENTYNELSQLSNKTVGNNLQNIDYSYNIRGWLTKINNPANLAGKLFGYEIKYNNPVNTSSATGKYSGNIAEVDWMASNDGVLKRYSYQYDGLNRLKSGIYSEPNTSIPQNNYYNEILSYDLNGNITSLQRNRNTEYIGAQLMDNLSYSYTGNRLDTVTDSSGNYMGYPDTSGNLIHYDANGNMTDHVDKAILQIDYNYLNLPKYVKFNQYITGRNSAIYVNSTYNYRADGSKIAKVYTFKDPRISNTLATTSTDYLDGFQYEAKSGGTESTIATLQFIPTSEGYFDFGQNKYIYQYKDQVGNIRLAFFKDGSGNPAIDRATDFYPFGLEFGGNGLNINNSVSPSYTYTFQGQEKQQETGWNSFRWRNYDPTIGRFFNIDPLAEKFPHNSTYAFQENMIGMGIELEGLELLPENKGYFAIRGNEMIVKQAPATQRDSFGRPTFTAADIGLTTNGYNPTAPRISTGETGLRLKSYNYGGATAEGATMETIDTPSGFAEQEVETERPNRLKEAVGTLSDVVDGAKELWNNISMAMDVPEAFKSMDNHVQAAKDIKSVDFNATQMDLAIDYVNSSKIKMNQQTKNDVINYVYDGHLPKKGLMQNSLIIQNGNAILKANHAPIRPTADQVKRLFDKRNKEIKNNQLRNIPQ; from the coding sequence ATGAAAAAAATTATAATCCCTGTCAGTGCATTATTTTTAACAGGATTTTCCTTTGCACAGACAACACCGAGTAATTCGGAAAATTATATTTACACCAAAACGTATCTTTCTGATCCCTCGCTGTCAAATCCTAAAACCTCAGAAACAGTACAATATTTTGATGGATTGGGAAGACCAGAGCAGGTGATAAATGTAAAAGCATCCCCCACAGGAAAAGATATAGTACAACATTTTGAATATGATGGGTTTGGAAGACAGGTAAAAGACTATTTGCCAATTCCACAGTCAGGAACTCAAAACGGAGCCATTTATACAGACCCGAAATCTGGTGCTCCTGCAATTTATGGAACGGAAAAAATATTCTCCGAAAGTATATTGGAAAATTCACCTTTGGATAAGATCTTGCAACAAGTACAAGCGGGAACAGATTGGGCGACAAAGCCCGTGAAGTTTAATTATGAAGCCAACAGTGTGGAAGATCAGGTAAGAATTTATCAAACTTCAACCATTTGGGATGCAGCTAATAAAATGTTTGTTACCTCTTTGCAGACTTCCCAATTTTATCCCGCCGTACAGCTATATAAAAATACGGTTATAGATGAAGACGGGAACAAAACGATCGAATTTAAAAATGGGGAGGGGCAAACTATTTTAATAAGAAAAGTTGTTTCTGCCTCCGAAAATGCAGATACCTATTTTGTATACAATGAATATGATCAGTTGGTGTATAAAATTCCGCCAATCGCCTCAAAATCAGGTTTGGCAGATCAGACGACTCTGGACAACCTTTGTTACCAGTACAGACATGACGGAAAATACAAACTTGTAGAAAAGAAGCTTCCGGGTAAAGGATGGGAATATATGGTGTATGACAGGGCGGATCGATTGGTAATGATCCAAGATGCTAATCTTAAAGTTCAGGGAAAATGGATGTTTACGAAATATGACCAGTTTGGAAGGGTGGTTTATACAGGAATCACCAATAATATTGCTACAAGGCAAGTTCTACAAAACAATGTTACTGCAGCTACCTATTCAAATGAGATACGAAGTGCAAATACTTTCACTATAAATGGAATGCCCATCTATTACACCAACAGATCACTTCCCGGAAGTATCGCACAGGTTCTAAGCATTAATTATTATGATACCTATGCTGTCTATAGCTTTAATCCTTCTTTTCCAAGTACTATTCTGGGAAAAACAACCTTAACGGATAATCCTGTAAGTAGCGGGAAAAGCACAAACAGTCTTCCGGTAATGAGCTTTGTTAAAAATATTGAAGACGACAACTGGACAAAAAATTATAGTTACTACGATACCAAAGGCAGAGCAATAGGAAGCTACTCTATCAATCATTTGGGAGGGTATACAAAAACAGAATCGGATTTGGATTTTGTTGGCTTGCCAAAACAGACCAAAACGTATCATAAAAGGGTTAATACTGACACAGAAAGAATTATTACCGAAACCTTTGAATATGATAACCAGAACCGAGTAAAGAAACATTATCATCAGATAGACAGCCAGCCACAGGAATTGTTGGCAGAAAATACCTATAATGAACTTTCTCAACTAAGTAATAAGACGGTTGGAAATAATCTGCAAAACATTGATTATTCCTACAATATCAGAGGCTGGTTGACCAAGATTAATAATCCTGCTAATTTAGCAGGTAAGTTATTTGGGTATGAAATTAAGTATAACAACCCTGTCAACACCTCATCAGCTACCGGAAAGTATAGCGGGAATATTGCTGAGGTGGATTGGATGGCTTCCAATGATGGTGTTTTAAAAAGATACTCTTATCAATATGATGGGCTAAACAGACTGAAAAGTGGAATTTACTCAGAACCAAACACTTCCATTCCTCAAAATAATTATTATAATGAGATATTGAGCTATGATTTGAACGGAAATATTACTTCACTGCAAAGAAATAGGAATACAGAATATATCGGAGCACAGCTTATGGATAACCTAAGCTATTCTTACACAGGAAACAGGCTTGATACCGTTACCGACTCATCAGGAAACTACATGGGTTATCCTGATACATCAGGAAATTTGATTCATTATGATGCCAATGGCAATATGACAGATCATGTGGATAAAGCTATTTTACAGATCGACTATAATTATCTTAATCTTCCCAAATATGTTAAATTTAATCAATATATAACAGGCAGAAATAGTGCTATTTATGTAAATTCTACCTACAATTACAGGGCGGACGGATCTAAAATAGCAAAAGTATATACTTTTAAAGATCCGCGCATCTCTAATACATTAGCCACAACATCAACAGATTATCTTGATGGGTTCCAGTACGAAGCAAAATCAGGTGGAACAGAGTCGACTATTGCTACATTACAATTTATACCGACCTCAGAAGGATATTTCGATTTCGGGCAAAATAAGTATATTTACCAATATAAAGATCAGGTTGGAAACATCAGATTGGCGTTCTTTAAAGATGGTTCGGGAAATCCTGCGATAGACAGAGCAACAGACTTTTATCCTTTTGGGTTAGAGTTTGGGGGTAATGGATTAAATATTAATAATTCTGTATCACCGAGCTATACCTACACTTTTCAAGGACAAGAAAAGCAACAGGAAACCGGATGGAATTCTTTTAGATGGAGAAATTATGATCCGACTATCGGTAGATTTTTTAACATAGACCCACTCGCAGAAAAATTCCCGCACAACAGTACCTATGCATTTCAGGAAAATATGATTGGGATGGGGATTGAATTAGAAGGATTGGAATTGCTTCCTGAAAACAAAGGATATTTTGCAATACGTGGAAACGAGATGATTGTAAAACAAGCCCCTGCTACACAAAGAGACAGTTTCGGAAGACCAACTTTCACGGCAGCAGATATTGGATTAACTACCAATGGATATAATCCTACTGCTCCAAGGATTAGTACAGGTGAAACGGGGCTAAGACTTAAGTCTTACAATTATGGTGGTGCAACGGCTGAAGGTGCAACAATGGAAACTATTGATACTCCTTCAGGTTTTGCTGAACAAGAGGTCGAGACTGAAAGACCAAATAGACTAAAAGAAGCTGTAGGTACATTAAGTGATGTAGTAGATGGTGCTAAAGAGTTATGGAATAATATTTCGATGGCGATGGATGTACCAGAAGCTTTCAAAAGTATGGACAATCATGTACAAGCAGCTAAAGATATAAAGTCTGTAGATTTTAATGCCACACAGATGGATCTTGCAATAGACTATGTTAATTCAAGCAAAATAAAGATGAACCAACAAACAAAAAATGATGTTATTAATTATGTCTATGATGGACATTTACCTAAAAAAGGATTGATGCAAAACTCATTAATTATCCAGAATGGAAATGCTATTTTAAAAGCGAATCATGCCCCAATACGTCCTACTGCTGATCAGGTAAAAAGATTGTTTGATAAAAGAAATAAAGAGATAAAAAATAACCAATTAAGAAATATCCCCCAATAA
- a CDS encoding T9SS type A sorting domain-containing protein — MIKINEFGDEIWQKTIGSASDEEARVVIQTTDFGFFVAGNVQNSIKGYGSKDVLIVKLDKNGGIASQIILGGKGLDEVEKMIPTKDGGALLGIYSRSNLGGAKKTENYGEGDYYIIKLDKNNKVQWEKNYGGTGDDHLRTLALTSSGYIIGGESRSPISGNKSVGIEEGTDLWLIALDENGNEQFQKSYTFGNRDVLMGMNVLHSSDDKTSKGILLGGYTQAEGRIENDDEKFWMLYLDQNGNEQWRKHVEGQSHKKEERLSDIKLNRDGSIILAGTSAEELGKENWKIVKLGDQQIDQLIEKQDIKIYPNPVSDYTYVEMGVDFKEADILLYDMSGRQLQILKTKNKVTKINTQPLIQGAYLVTVKTNDNKTASAKLIKK, encoded by the coding sequence TTGATAAAAATCAATGAGTTTGGAGACGAAATTTGGCAAAAAACCATTGGTTCAGCATCCGATGAAGAAGCAAGGGTTGTCATTCAAACCACAGATTTCGGGTTTTTTGTGGCTGGAAATGTTCAGAATTCAATCAAAGGTTACGGATCAAAAGATGTTTTGATTGTAAAACTGGACAAAAACGGAGGCATAGCCTCTCAAATTATATTAGGAGGAAAAGGGCTTGATGAAGTAGAGAAAATGATTCCAACGAAAGATGGTGGAGCTTTATTGGGAATATATTCCAGAAGTAATTTAGGAGGAGCAAAAAAGACCGAAAATTATGGAGAAGGTGACTATTATATCATAAAATTAGATAAAAATAATAAGGTTCAGTGGGAGAAAAACTATGGAGGAACAGGCGACGACCATCTGAGAACTTTAGCTTTAACCTCATCCGGATATATCATCGGTGGTGAGTCAAGGAGCCCTATTTCCGGGAACAAATCTGTCGGTATCGAAGAGGGTACAGACCTTTGGCTCATTGCTTTAGATGAAAATGGGAATGAGCAATTTCAAAAATCTTACACGTTCGGAAATCGTGATGTATTGATGGGAATGAATGTCTTGCATTCTTCGGATGATAAAACTTCAAAAGGAATTTTACTTGGAGGCTATACGCAGGCAGAGGGAAGAATCGAAAATGATGATGAAAAATTCTGGATGCTGTATTTGGATCAGAATGGAAATGAACAGTGGCGAAAGCACGTCGAGGGACAGTCTCATAAAAAAGAAGAAAGATTATCTGATATTAAATTAAACAGGGATGGTTCCATTATTCTGGCAGGAACAAGCGCAGAGGAACTTGGGAAAGAGAACTGGAAAATTGTAAAGCTGGGAGATCAGCAGATTGATCAGCTAATAGAAAAACAGGATATTAAGATTTACCCGAATCCTGTATCAGATTATACTTATGTAGAAATGGGCGTTGACTTCAAGGAAGCAGATATTTTGCTGTATGATATGTCTGGTAGACAGTTACAGATTCTGAAAACCAAGAATAAAGTAACGAAGATTAATACCCAGCCTTTAATTCAGGGAGCTTACCTGGTGACCGTGAAAACGAATGATAACAAAACAGCGAGTGCTAAATTGATTAAGAAATAA
- the csgH gene encoding curli-like amyloid fiber formation chaperone CsgH, which produces MKNSYSLILCTFFIFLSVFVYGQEDRKVIARIESSTVENQIQLKAVVTNNTTIYKELNYLLVSIKKGNGGNLSNNKQSGKFSINPNEVKILSEINVNLEKKDALKAFLYIKDEESQKLIAKDSLELNSDLFKKKVARIEEDVFYELKGLTIDETKSKVGKDFYDLFYIQYSQLPDKGNSAVTITELPVRGTSGQINIEIDDKVVYSFITNPGEDYLKDQLGATLKYIKEFNTRKNLIKNEFIY; this is translated from the coding sequence ATGAAAAACTCATACTCTTTGATTTTGTGTACTTTTTTTATCTTCTTGTCTGTCTTCGTGTACGGGCAGGAGGATAGAAAAGTCATTGCAAGGATCGAGAGCAGTACGGTAGAGAATCAGATACAATTAAAAGCTGTTGTTACCAATAATACCACTATTTATAAAGAACTGAATTATCTTTTAGTTTCCATTAAAAAAGGCAACGGCGGTAATCTTTCCAATAATAAGCAAAGCGGAAAATTCTCTATCAATCCCAATGAAGTAAAAATCTTATCTGAAATAAATGTAAACCTTGAAAAAAAAGACGCCCTGAAAGCTTTTCTCTATATAAAAGATGAAGAATCCCAAAAACTTATTGCCAAGGACAGCCTGGAACTTAACAGTGACCTTTTTAAAAAAAAAGTAGCCAGAATAGAAGAGGACGTTTTCTATGAATTAAAAGGATTAACCATCGACGAAACCAAAAGTAAAGTGGGAAAAGACTTTTACGATCTTTTTTACATCCAATACAGCCAGCTTCCGGATAAGGGAAATTCTGCAGTTACGATTACCGAGCTTCCTGTTCGTGGAACGAGCGGCCAGATTAACATCGAAATAGACGATAAAGTGGTCTACAGTTTTATCACAAATCCCGGTGAGGATTATCTGAAAGATCAGTTGGGTGCCACCTTAAAATATATTAAAGAATTTAATACCAGGAAAAACTTAATAAAAAATGAATTTATATACTAA
- a CDS encoding curli assembly protein CsgF, which translates to MKTFIIILTFAGIFSGKSQQLVYKPINPAFGGDTFNYQWLLSSANAQNQFDQKNDYSSLLDNMNSLDSFSQSLNRQVLSELSRKLFEDQFGEGSIQPGNYLFGTMYLQITTTAQGLLINILDTATGDQSEVIIPK; encoded by the coding sequence ATGAAAACTTTTATAATTATTTTGACATTCGCAGGAATATTCTCCGGAAAATCCCAACAGCTCGTTTATAAACCGATCAATCCGGCATTTGGGGGAGATACCTTCAATTATCAGTGGCTTTTGAGCTCTGCAAACGCTCAAAACCAGTTTGATCAGAAAAATGATTATAGCAGTTTATTGGATAACATGAATTCTCTGGATAGTTTCAGCCAAAGTCTTAATCGGCAGGTTTTGAGTGAATTGTCAAGAAAATTATTTGAAGACCAGTTCGGTGAAGGAAGCATCCAGCCCGGGAATTATCTTTTCGGAACGATGTACCTACAGATTACCACCACCGCTCAGGGACTGCTGATTAATATTTTGGATACCGCTACAGGAGATCAGTCTGAGGTAATTATTCCAAAATAA